One Mixta gaviniae genomic window carries:
- the dolP gene encoding division/outer membrane stress-associated lipid-binding lipoprotein: MKALSALAVILAALVLQGCAAVVVGSAAVATKTATDPRTVGTQVDDGTLELRVSNALAKDQQIKNDAHIVATAYQGKVLLTGQAPSSEVAERAKQIAVGVDGATEVYNEIRQGPKVTLGTASSDTWITTKVRSQLLGSDQVKSSNVKVTTENGEVFLLGLVTPSEATAAADIASRVSGVKHVTTAFTLLK, encoded by the coding sequence ATGAAAGCATTATCGGCACTGGCAGTGATTCTTGCCGCCCTGGTATTACAGGGCTGCGCCGCCGTGGTAGTCGGCAGCGCGGCTGTCGCGACCAAGACGGCGACCGATCCGCGCACCGTCGGCACGCAGGTGGATGACGGCACGCTGGAGCTGCGCGTCAGCAACGCGCTGGCGAAAGATCAGCAGATTAAAAACGACGCGCATATCGTCGCGACCGCTTATCAGGGCAAAGTCCTGCTGACCGGCCAGGCACCGAGCAGCGAAGTGGCGGAGCGCGCGAAGCAGATCGCGGTAGGCGTGGATGGCGCGACGGAGGTCTATAACGAAATTCGTCAGGGGCCGAAAGTGACGCTGGGCACCGCGTCGTCCGATACCTGGATCACCACCAAAGTGCGCTCGCAGTTGCTGGGCAGCGATCAGGTGAAATCCTCCAACGTGAAGGTGACCACCGAGAACGGCGAAGTGTTCCTGCTGGGCCTGGTAACGCCGTCGGAAGCGACCGCGGCGGCGGATATCGCCAGCCGGGTGAGCGGGGTGAAGCATGTCACCACCGCCTTTACCCTTCTGAAATAA